A region from the Rhodothermus profundi genome encodes:
- a CDS encoding choice-of-anchor D domain-containing protein: MRVRAWWRWILLVGIIGGYTERESQAQQGYEILGEQKRWHPITIQVYGPQADEQGDPNPFLDYRFNVEITAPDGRRYVVPGFFAADGDAANTSATAGNVWQAHFTPSQIGTYRFRVSFRQGPQVAISLKPDAGTPIPPDGLEGTFTIGETDKAPPDFRARGILRYVGERYFRFEDGTYFLKGGAGSPENFLAYADFDNTIDHGGAANDLPNGLHRYAPHLSDWNSGDPTWKDGLGKGIIGAINYLAGEGVNSLYFLTMNVNGDGREVYPWTSYDERYRFDVSKLAQWDIVFRHMQRKGILLHVITQEQENDQLLDGGNLGVTRKLYYRELVARFGYHLALIWNLGEENTNTTAQRKAFAQYIRSLDPYDHPIVVHTFPRDHEKVYGPLLGYPYLEGPSLQLSKMAGGYAATRTWIERSAAAGRPWVVMLDEPGNAAVGCSPDGPDNNHDACRKEALWANLMAGGGGVEWYFGYQRPHNDLDLEDFRSRDRLWDYTRFARQFFLQHLPFWEMEPVAATSVGAPPDAYVLVQPDATGWKRAAVYFPQGSGTLMAPEGTYTVYWFDPRNGGDLQQTDPQQISGRQTVTLRPPAQDGQDWVVLLVRADSGATAALAVDPQQLDFGEVALDTTVQRSLTLRNTGTATLTLTALRFQGNDTTAFALVSSPSLPLTLAAGQTLRLTIQFMPYREGEHQGSLTIATEQGVHVTVALSGTGQPAVELPVVTRFVLVDAQTDTDVAVLRPDTVLWVENLPAAINIRADVIGSVGSVVFWKNGVKVRTENVPPFTLAGDVAGDYKSWAYEFGRYVVEAVPYTKANGQGKAGQGLKLTFEIRQYLTATEPFGPVSRPILDVLPHPIRQQGFVQLVLPEAQQVRLVLYDLLGRPVQVIYQGWLASGTHRFVIEGSRLAAGRYLCRAQMHQQTLTRTVTILP, translated from the coding sequence ATGCGTGTGCGTGCGTGGTGGCGGTGGATCCTCCTGGTGGGGATCATAGGAGGCTATACCGAAAGGGAAAGCCAGGCGCAACAGGGGTATGAAATTCTAGGAGAGCAGAAACGCTGGCATCCCATCACCATTCAGGTCTATGGGCCTCAGGCAGATGAGCAGGGGGACCCGAATCCCTTTCTGGATTATCGCTTTAACGTAGAAATTACGGCGCCCGATGGCCGGCGCTATGTTGTGCCTGGCTTCTTCGCAGCCGATGGGGATGCGGCCAATACATCGGCCACCGCGGGGAATGTCTGGCAGGCCCATTTTACCCCTTCGCAGATCGGCACCTATCGGTTTCGGGTCTCTTTTCGGCAGGGGCCTCAGGTAGCCATTTCGCTGAAGCCGGATGCAGGGACGCCGATCCCTCCCGATGGGCTGGAAGGGACGTTCACCATTGGTGAGACGGATAAGGCGCCCCCTGACTTCCGGGCACGGGGCATCCTGCGCTACGTAGGGGAGCGTTACTTTCGCTTTGAGGATGGAACCTATTTTCTGAAGGGCGGAGCCGGCTCTCCCGAGAATTTCCTGGCTTATGCCGATTTTGACAATACTATAGACCATGGCGGTGCTGCCAACGACTTGCCCAATGGGCTTCATCGCTACGCTCCCCATCTGTCCGATTGGAATAGCGGCGACCCTACCTGGAAGGACGGCCTTGGAAAAGGAATTATCGGAGCAATTAACTATCTGGCCGGGGAAGGGGTTAACTCGCTGTATTTTCTCACGATGAATGTAAATGGCGATGGCCGCGAAGTCTATCCCTGGACTTCCTACGACGAACGGTACCGCTTTGACGTCTCCAAGCTGGCGCAGTGGGATATCGTTTTTCGACACATGCAGCGAAAGGGTATCCTGCTGCACGTGATTACTCAGGAACAGGAAAATGACCAGTTGCTGGACGGCGGTAACTTAGGCGTAACGCGGAAGCTTTACTATCGAGAGCTGGTCGCCCGGTTTGGGTACCATCTCGCGTTGATCTGGAATCTGGGAGAGGAAAACACGAATACGACGGCGCAGCGCAAGGCCTTTGCGCAATACATTCGGAGTCTGGATCCCTATGATCATCCGATCGTCGTGCATACATTTCCCAGAGATCATGAAAAGGTTTATGGGCCCTTGTTGGGATATCCTTATCTGGAGGGGCCTTCTCTGCAGCTCAGCAAAATGGCGGGAGGGTATGCAGCCACGCGCACCTGGATTGAACGCAGCGCCGCAGCCGGACGTCCCTGGGTCGTGATGCTGGATGAGCCGGGCAATGCCGCTGTCGGGTGCTCACCGGATGGCCCCGACAACAACCATGACGCGTGCCGCAAGGAAGCGCTCTGGGCGAATCTGATGGCCGGTGGGGGAGGGGTAGAGTGGTACTTTGGCTATCAGCGCCCGCATAATGATCTGGATCTGGAAGATTTTCGCAGCAGGGATCGGCTCTGGGACTACACGCGCTTTGCCCGGCAGTTTTTTCTACAGCATCTTCCTTTCTGGGAAATGGAGCCTGTTGCCGCAACTTCTGTGGGAGCTCCGCCGGACGCTTACGTGCTGGTGCAGCCTGATGCAACGGGATGGAAGAGAGCGGCTGTCTATTTCCCTCAGGGCAGTGGAACGCTGATGGCCCCCGAAGGCACCTATACGGTCTACTGGTTTGATCCCCGAAACGGCGGTGATCTCCAGCAGACCGATCCTCAGCAAATCTCTGGGAGACAGACCGTTACCCTGCGCCCGCCCGCTCAGGACGGACAGGACTGGGTGGTGTTGCTGGTGCGGGCTGACTCGGGAGCAACGGCGGCGCTAGCAGTGGATCCGCAGCAGTTGGATTTTGGGGAGGTCGCGCTCGATACAACGGTGCAGCGCTCCCTGACCCTGCGTAATACAGGCACGGCCACCCTCACTCTGACCGCGCTGCGTTTCCAGGGAAACGATACAACCGCCTTTGCACTTGTGTCTTCGCCGTCGTTGCCGCTAACGCTTGCGGCCGGGCAGACGCTACGCCTTACCATTCAGTTTATGCCTTACCGGGAAGGCGAGCACCAGGGCTCCCTGACCATAGCCACCGAGCAGGGGGTGCACGTCACGGTTGCGCTATCGGGGACCGGACAACCTGCTGTCGAGCTTCCGGTGGTGACGCGCTTCGTGCTGGTGGATGCGCAGACCGACACCGACGTGGCGGTGTTGCGCCCTGATACGGTGCTGTGGGTGGAAAATCTGCCGGCAGCCATTAATATCCGGGCGGATGTCATTGGCAGCGTGGGCAGTGTTGTTTTCTGGAAAAATGGGGTGAAGGTACGTACGGAAAATGTACCCCCGTTTACGCTGGCAGGGGATGTTGCAGGGGATTACAAAAGCTGGGCCTATGAATTCGGGCGTTATGTAGTGGAGGCCGTGCCGTATACGAAAGCAAATGGGCAAGGCAAGGCCGGACAGGGGCTGAAGCTTACCTTTGAGATTCGCCAGTATCTAACCGCCACGGAACCATTCGGGCCTGTTTCCCGGCCAATCCTGGACGTGCTGCCCCATCCGATTCGCCAGCAAGGTTTCGTTCAGCTCGTTCTGCCTGAGGCGCAACAGGTGCGTTTAGTACTGTATGATCTGCTGGGCCGGCCGGTTCAGGTTATCTATCAAGGATGGCTTGCGAGCGGAACGCATCGCTTTGTGATCGAGGGGAGCCGTTTGGCCGCCGGTCGCTATTTATGCCGGGCACAGATGCACCAGCAGACGCTCACGCGCACCGTGACCATTCTTCCTTGA
- a CDS encoding glycosyltransferase family 2 protein, with product MKSKRVQQPAEKPATLICMTPVRNEAWILERFLQCASTWADYIVIADQQSTDGSREIARRFEKVVLVDNPHDAYDEGARQQLLIQTARELPVQGQCILIALDADEMFSANWMESKEWQQLLSAPPGTVLYFQWANIGPNVSCAWIDPSYKPFGFVDDGSPHRGRPIHSPRVPVPEDAPALYFHEIKVLHYQYADWARMRSKQRWYQVWEALHHPEKRPVTIFRQYHHMEAAIRQAGPVRSEWLAGYEALGIDMRSIPKASHYYWDEEVLKLLVEHGPERFRKLNIWDQDWGTLAARQGLSYNGQLRDPRTPFEKTIHAWLRATQGISHKLPVRAVQKLLQLFGW from the coding sequence GTGAAATCGAAGCGCGTGCAGCAACCGGCTGAAAAACCAGCAACGCTGATCTGCATGACGCCGGTGCGCAACGAGGCGTGGATTCTGGAGCGCTTTCTGCAGTGCGCCTCGACATGGGCTGATTATATTGTGATCGCCGATCAGCAATCAACGGACGGCTCGCGCGAAATTGCCCGGCGGTTTGAAAAAGTCGTGCTTGTTGATAATCCACATGATGCCTACGACGAGGGAGCACGCCAGCAGCTACTGATCCAGACAGCCCGGGAATTGCCCGTGCAGGGGCAGTGTATTCTGATCGCCCTGGATGCCGACGAGATGTTCTCGGCGAACTGGATGGAGAGCAAGGAGTGGCAGCAGTTGCTGAGCGCGCCGCCGGGTACCGTTCTTTATTTCCAGTGGGCGAACATTGGTCCAAATGTTTCCTGCGCCTGGATTGACCCTTCCTATAAACCCTTTGGGTTTGTGGACGACGGTTCGCCGCACCGAGGCCGCCCTATTCACAGCCCGCGCGTGCCTGTCCCGGAAGATGCGCCAGCGCTGTATTTCCATGAGATTAAAGTGCTGCACTACCAGTACGCCGACTGGGCCCGCATGCGGAGCAAGCAGCGCTGGTATCAGGTCTGGGAGGCCTTACATCACCCCGAAAAGCGACCGGTAACGATTTTCCGGCAATATCATCATATGGAAGCCGCTATCCGTCAGGCCGGACCGGTGCGCTCCGAGTGGTTGGCTGGCTATGAGGCGCTTGGAATCGACATGCGGTCGATTCCAAAGGCTTCCCATTACTACTGGGACGAAGAAGTGCTGAAGCTGCTGGTTGAACACGGTCCGGAGCGCTTTCGAAAGCTCAACATATGGGACCAGGACTGGGGGACGCTTGCCGCCCGGCAAGGATTGTCCTATAACGGGCAGCTTCGTGATCCCCGCACTCCGTTTGAGAAGACAATCCATGCCTGGTTGCGGGCTACGCAGGGCATAAGCCACAAACTTCCTGTACGCGCGGTGCAGAAACTGTTGCAGTTATTTGGATGGTAA
- a CDS encoding malectin domain-containing carbohydrate-binding protein produces the protein MRKRLQVLYLLVILLSVSLWTGSEQVRGQTISFNAADLQGVSLKNPTSLQFGPDGRLYVAQQNGLILVLTVERTGPATYQVINQETITLIQNIPNHDDDGTLNPSVTTRQVTGILVVGTPSNPVIYVTSSDPRIGAGGGGQDLNLDTNSGILSRLTWVGTSRDDPAGYWDKVDLVRGLPRSEENHSPNGMAYDPTTHTLYIAIGGHTNAGAPSNNFGFTIEYALSAAILSVDLNALEAMPIQGSGDNKYVYDLPTLDDPTRPNANGIDDPSLPGYDGVDINDPFGGNDGLNQAKWDPTGPVQVYATGFRNAYDLVITSNGRMYAVDNGANGGWGGHPDGEADYPAETTVGQCTNKYLAGEPGSTGPGPGGDPKVNNLDNLHFIRELVPGDPNYVQPGERYYAGHPNPIRGNPLGAGLFKDSVWYGPGDPRLPVDWPPVPPALAYAAECDYRQPGVADGALTTFTSSTNGITEYTASNFGGALQGNLLLASFDGNLYRVELSADGKQVLTKEVLASGFGSIPLDVTALGDNAPFPGTIWIANYGSNTITVLEPNDFLICSGSYDPTLDEDGDGYTNADEIDNGTDPCSAASKPADADGDLISDLNDPDDDNDTLPDTADPFAIDASNGWNTPLPVFYNFFNNDPGTGFFGVGLTGLMTNGTADYLTLFDPNNLIVGGTAGLLTIVAVPPGDAEGAANTQQYAFQFGVAVSSTTAPFVVEGQINNPFFSGAPQVGQSQGIFIGTGTQQDFIYIGLVVESGGEGIEVVHETGDVATRQFVPVAGALSSTHVRFFLEVNPQAGTVQPRYALDDGIVQDVGTPLALSGNLLAVVQGTYEAAPGIPSGLAVGVLARQGSSATAFEATWDYLRVQEVLQTSQAIVEVTPTGNLGASTYANGSFIIQNTSTGGEQIVSVRIRLASGMLPDMIFDPDGLAGDNVAKPFTPNSGAVETGLLGHTLLDPHNGVDGSDGYETLEIQFSQFDPGEVFTFSIDVDPNSIKGTSQPGPGGSGSVSGLELVGSEVEITFSNGLTHRVPLFRHPNGSLGGARAWVRSAAPPRPRLEVVGLASLPTTVNDPNQIFRVYGPVGATVKLLVVEAALFEPAGGGYNVAPYDANSVLQVQDFTATLDVSGTADIPVTLTKSDPAGGIHYAVAVVEDPDGMTGLTSNVVVLAYEPPPPPPSAALIRLNTGDGTVTTSGVVWDADAYYSGPSKTYKNLSLPIAGTQDDVLYQTERYSNGGPMVYEIPLPNGVYDVRLHFAEIWWGVKKPGGPGSRVFNVDVENGQGVLTNFDIIAEAGAPATALIKTFNGIGVTDGALTIVFTPLVNNAKISAIEILTSGPRGVLVVSPTSLDFGQQVVGTTASQTLTLTNQGTADLTEILMVMTGPQGTEFTVSTNCGTLAPGATCTATVTYTPVTLGAVSATLSIHYHDGTGIHQEKLVPITGEGVSTPTYTLTITTVGNGTVTKNPDQTAYESGTVVQLTAVPAAGWVFSNWSGDLSGSDNPVNVTVTTDMNITATFIELPSADNFLATLTVTDATGESRILSFGTANGATDGFDAAYDQKAPPLPPPGAFEARFLNGGEALYKDVRASVVEGAAVQWTLQFQPATGGWPVVISWNPLTLPPGSFRLQDTGGGTQVDVNMKTQHRYVADSGAPTTLVIQYVAPTAAAFTNASVNLETGWNLVGLPLDVADGALGIVFPTAEPGALFAYEGKYEAATHLVPGRGYWLNSTQTVAQTVQGYAINNPTYWLESGWNLLAVPSCTINLPLDATEDPAGLVTTVYEYGGAAVGYQLATALSPGQGYWVQATAAGMIRPGCDAPGKQAAAVAATTLSAASDAAVIQVENAAGGSRTLYLTTEPVVATDFPAYLLPPLPPGKAFDVRFDGDSRLAGGAEALLQIQAAPELFPLRLVLADAPGEGTLTVQEMHNESPGRTHVLTPGQTLALEDAQVTALRLVWQPATPDLPDAIQLHANYPNPFRTETYLVLDLPEPGEVEVEVFDLLGRRVYRLTQPVAAGYQKRIRLDLRREPSGTYLYRVTVRTLSETYTRVGRMMRIR, from the coding sequence ATGCGGAAGCGATTACAGGTGCTCTATTTGCTCGTGATCTTGCTGAGCGTGAGCCTGTGGACCGGCTCAGAACAGGTCCGGGGACAGACAATAAGCTTTAATGCAGCCGACCTTCAGGGCGTCTCGTTAAAAAATCCCACATCCCTGCAGTTTGGACCGGACGGTCGGCTCTACGTGGCCCAGCAGAATGGCCTGATCCTGGTGCTGACGGTGGAGCGAACGGGGCCGGCTACCTACCAGGTCATCAACCAGGAGACCATTACGTTGATTCAAAACATTCCCAATCATGATGATGATGGTACGCTGAATCCTTCGGTCACGACGCGGCAGGTAACCGGTATTCTGGTAGTGGGCACGCCGAGCAATCCTGTTATTTATGTTACTTCGAGTGATCCCCGGATTGGAGCAGGAGGCGGTGGACAGGATCTCAACTTAGATACCAACTCCGGTATTTTGTCTCGTCTGACGTGGGTAGGAACCAGCCGGGATGATCCGGCGGGCTACTGGGATAAGGTGGATCTGGTGCGAGGGCTGCCGCGCAGCGAAGAAAACCATTCGCCCAATGGGATGGCCTATGATCCCACTACCCATACCTTGTATATCGCAATAGGAGGACATACAAACGCCGGGGCCCCGTCGAACAATTTCGGGTTTACCATAGAGTATGCCTTATCAGCCGCTATTCTGTCGGTTGATCTGAATGCGTTGGAGGCGATGCCTATTCAGGGTAGTGGGGATAACAAGTACGTGTACGATCTGCCGACGCTGGACGACCCGACGCGTCCGAATGCAAATGGTATTGATGACCCAAGTCTACCCGGATATGACGGGGTGGATATCAATGATCCCTTTGGCGGAAATGACGGATTAAACCAGGCCAAATGGGATCCGACAGGCCCGGTTCAGGTCTACGCCACCGGTTTTCGGAACGCCTATGATCTGGTGATCACCAGTAACGGTCGCATGTATGCCGTAGATAATGGAGCAAATGGAGGATGGGGAGGGCACCCGGATGGCGAAGCCGATTATCCTGCGGAGACTACCGTTGGGCAGTGCACAAATAAATATCTGGCGGGTGAGCCCGGATCGACCGGACCCGGACCGGGAGGCGACCCCAAGGTCAATAACCTGGACAATCTGCACTTTATCCGAGAGCTGGTTCCCGGGGATCCCAACTACGTGCAACCCGGTGAGCGCTACTACGCGGGCCATCCGAACCCGATTCGCGGCAATCCGCTAGGAGCCGGCCTGTTCAAAGACTCAGTCTGGTATGGGCCGGGGGATCCGCGCCTGCCTGTTGACTGGCCGCCCGTGCCGCCCGCTCTCGCATATGCTGCAGAGTGCGACTATCGCCAGCCAGGCGTAGCAGATGGCGCCTTGACAACCTTTACGTCTTCGACAAACGGCATCACCGAATACACGGCTTCGAACTTTGGCGGAGCGCTTCAGGGAAACCTGCTGCTGGCCTCCTTTGATGGTAACCTCTATCGTGTCGAGCTGAGCGCAGATGGTAAGCAGGTCCTCACAAAAGAAGTGTTGGCCTCCGGGTTTGGGTCGATTCCCCTGGATGTCACTGCGCTCGGAGATAATGCTCCATTTCCGGGCACGATATGGATTGCCAACTATGGATCAAACACCATTACCGTCCTTGAACCGAACGATTTCCTGATATGCTCGGGTAGTTACGACCCCACGCTGGACGAGGACGGTGATGGCTACACCAATGCCGACGAAATCGACAATGGAACGGACCCGTGCTCGGCTGCCAGCAAACCAGCAGATGCGGATGGCGATCTGATTTCGGATCTCAACGATCCGGACGACGACAACGACACCCTGCCCGACACGGCGGATCCCTTTGCCATTGACGCAAGCAATGGATGGAATACGCCGCTGCCGGTTTTCTACAACTTCTTTAATAACGATCCAGGAACGGGCTTTTTCGGTGTGGGCCTGACGGGGTTGATGACCAATGGCACCGCAGATTATCTGACGTTGTTTGATCCAAACAATCTGATTGTTGGCGGAACAGCCGGACTGCTGACCATTGTCGCTGTTCCGCCTGGTGATGCTGAAGGTGCTGCCAACACCCAGCAGTATGCCTTCCAGTTTGGGGTAGCGGTCAGCAGTACTACGGCACCGTTTGTTGTTGAGGGACAAATAAACAATCCGTTCTTTAGCGGTGCGCCCCAGGTGGGACAGTCGCAGGGTATTTTTATCGGGACAGGTACGCAGCAGGACTTTATCTACATCGGTCTGGTCGTTGAAAGTGGCGGCGAGGGCATTGAGGTAGTCCATGAGACAGGCGATGTAGCGACCCGACAGTTTGTGCCGGTAGCAGGAGCGCTCAGCAGCACGCATGTCAGATTCTTCCTGGAGGTCAATCCACAGGCCGGGACGGTGCAGCCTCGCTATGCATTGGATGACGGCATAGTGCAGGATGTGGGAACGCCGCTGGCTCTTTCGGGCAACCTGCTGGCCGTCGTGCAGGGTACTTACGAGGCAGCTCCGGGCATCCCGTCGGGGCTGGCGGTAGGGGTACTTGCCCGCCAGGGGAGTTCCGCTACGGCGTTTGAAGCTACCTGGGATTACCTGCGCGTGCAGGAGGTACTGCAGACCAGTCAGGCTATCGTTGAAGTGACGCCCACAGGTAATCTGGGGGCCAGCACGTATGCTAACGGCTCGTTTATCATCCAGAACACTTCGACAGGAGGGGAGCAGATCGTCTCTGTCCGGATTCGGCTGGCTTCGGGCATGCTGCCGGACATGATCTTTGATCCGGATGGATTGGCCGGGGACAACGTCGCCAAGCCATTTACCCCGAACTCCGGAGCGGTTGAAACAGGGCTGCTGGGGCATACCCTGTTGGATCCTCACAATGGGGTGGATGGCAGTGATGGTTATGAGACGCTGGAGATTCAGTTCAGCCAGTTTGATCCCGGTGAGGTGTTTACCTTCTCTATCGATGTAGATCCCAACAGTATCAAGGGCACCTCGCAGCCTGGCCCTGGTGGGTCGGGGAGTGTATCTGGACTCGAACTGGTAGGAAGTGAGGTGGAAATCACGTTCAGTAATGGTCTGACGCATCGCGTTCCGCTCTTTCGGCATCCAAATGGGAGTCTGGGAGGGGCGCGGGCCTGGGTGCGCAGTGCCGCTCCCCCTCGGCCACGTCTGGAGGTGGTGGGGCTTGCCAGCTTGCCGACCACCGTGAATGATCCGAATCAGATATTCCGGGTCTACGGACCGGTAGGCGCTACCGTGAAGCTGTTGGTCGTTGAGGCGGCGCTGTTTGAGCCGGCCGGAGGCGGCTATAACGTGGCGCCCTACGATGCAAATAGCGTCTTGCAGGTGCAGGATTTCACCGCTACGCTGGATGTTTCGGGCACGGCTGACATTCCCGTGACGCTGACCAAATCGGATCCGGCCGGTGGTATTCACTATGCTGTCGCTGTGGTGGAAGACCCAGATGGAATGACCGGCCTCACCTCTAATGTCGTGGTGCTGGCCTACGAGCCACCGCCTCCGCCTCCTTCGGCTGCATTGATTCGCTTGAACACTGGAGATGGTACAGTAACTACCAGTGGTGTAGTATGGGACGCGGATGCCTACTACTCAGGACCTAGCAAAACGTACAAAAACCTGTCGCTGCCTATTGCCGGTACGCAGGACGACGTGCTGTATCAGACGGAGCGCTACTCGAACGGCGGTCCAATGGTTTATGAGATTCCGCTGCCTAATGGTGTGTATGACGTCCGGTTGCACTTTGCCGAGATCTGGTGGGGGGTCAAAAAGCCGGGAGGACCGGGCTCGCGCGTTTTCAATGTTGACGTAGAAAATGGGCAGGGCGTGCTGACAAACTTCGATATCATCGCTGAAGCTGGTGCGCCTGCTACGGCGCTGATTAAGACGTTCAATGGCATCGGGGTAACGGATGGTGCCCTGACCATTGTGTTTACGCCTCTTGTTAACAATGCAAAAATTTCGGCTATTGAAATTCTGACTTCAGGTCCCCGAGGCGTTCTGGTTGTTTCGCCCACCAGCCTGGACTTCGGGCAGCAGGTCGTCGGCACAACGGCCAGTCAGACGTTAACGCTGACGAACCAGGGCACCGCCGATCTGACAGAGATCCTAATGGTTATGACGGGACCTCAGGGAACCGAGTTCACGGTGAGTACAAACTGTGGGACGTTAGCGCCGGGAGCCACCTGCACGGCTACCGTCACGTACACTCCGGTTACGCTTGGTGCCGTCAGCGCTACGCTCAGCATCCACTATCACGACGGGACGGGAATCCATCAGGAAAAACTCGTTCCCATAACCGGTGAGGGCGTCAGCACGCCAACTTATACGCTGACAATTACGACGGTCGGGAACGGAACCGTCACTAAAAATCCAGACCAGACAGCTTATGAATCTGGAACCGTAGTGCAACTGACAGCGGTACCGGCTGCCGGATGGGTTTTCAGCAACTGGAGTGGCGATCTGAGCGGCAGCGACAATCCGGTAAACGTGACGGTAACGACCGATATGAACATTACGGCCACGTTTATCGAGCTGCCCTCGGCCGACAACTTCCTGGCTACTCTGACGGTCACGGACGCGACAGGAGAAAGCCGAATCCTTTCGTTTGGCACGGCAAACGGGGCTACGGACGGGTTTGATGCAGCCTACGACCAGAAGGCACCGCCGCTGCCGCCTCCAGGGGCATTTGAAGCCCGCTTTCTCAACGGAGGGGAAGCGCTGTACAAAGATGTGCGGGCTTCCGTAGTGGAAGGGGCTGCGGTGCAGTGGACCCTGCAATTCCAGCCAGCTACGGGCGGATGGCCGGTCGTCATCTCCTGGAATCCGCTGACGTTGCCACCCGGTAGCTTCCGCTTGCAGGATACAGGGGGCGGCACTCAGGTGGACGTCAACATGAAGACGCAGCATCGATACGTAGCCGACAGTGGAGCGCCGACCACCTTGGTGATCCAGTACGTGGCCCCGACCGCAGCCGCCTTCACAAATGCCTCCGTCAATCTGGAAACAGGCTGGAATCTGGTCGGGTTGCCTCTGGATGTGGCCGATGGGGCGCTCGGCATTGTGTTTCCGACCGCCGAGCCGGGTGCATTGTTTGCCTATGAAGGGAAATACGAGGCGGCTACGCATCTGGTCCCCGGCCGCGGATACTGGCTGAACTCTACCCAGACGGTTGCGCAAACAGTGCAGGGGTATGCGATCAACAATCCAACCTATTGGCTGGAGTCGGGGTGGAATCTGCTGGCCGTGCCCTCCTGCACGATTAACCTGCCGCTGGATGCTACGGAAGATCCGGCAGGGCTGGTCACTACGGTCTACGAGTATGGGGGTGCGGCGGTTGGCTATCAGCTTGCTACAGCGCTAAGCCCGGGTCAGGGATACTGGGTGCAAGCGACGGCCGCCGGTATGATTCGACCTGGTTGCGATGCACCGGGTAAACAGGCTGCTGCCGTTGCTGCAACAACGTTGTCGGCAGCTTCGGACGCTGCCGTGATTCAAGTAGAGAATGCAGCAGGGGGCTCGCGCACGCTCTATCTGACCACAGAGCCGGTGGTCGCTACGGACTTCCCGGCCTATCTGTTGCCGCCGTTACCGCCAGGCAAAGCGTTTGACGTGCGCTTTGACGGGGACAGCCGATTGGCCGGCGGTGCAGAAGCACTGCTCCAGATTCAGGCTGCTCCTGAGCTGTTTCCACTGCGCCTGGTGCTGGCTGATGCCCCTGGAGAAGGAACGCTTACCGTTCAGGAAATGCATAATGAATCGCCAGGGCGCACCCATGTATTGACGCCTGGCCAGACGCTGGCGCTCGAAGATGCGCAGGTAACAGCCTTGCGGCTGGTCTGGCAACCGGCAACACCGGACTTGCCTGATGCTATTCAGCTACATGCAAACTACCCGAATCCTTTCCGAACAGAGACCTACCTGGTGCTTGATTTACCAGAGCCCGGCGAGGTGGAAGTAGAAGTGTTTGATCTGCTGGGCCGTCGCGTGTACCGGTTGACGCAGCCAGTAGCGGCTGGCTATCAGAAACGCATTCGTCTGGACCTGCGCCGCGAGCCCTCAGGTACCTACCTGTATCGGGTAACCGTGCGCACCCTTTCCGAAACCTACACCCGGGTAGGGCGAATGATGAGGATTCGGTAG
- a CDS encoding NAD-dependent epimerase/dehydratase family protein — protein MTTQRVFVTGGAGFIGRWVVAQCLKQGYQVVVYDNLQAGSVDHLLEFADRIDFYEADILDAATLQAVMEETQPVIVFHLAALHFIPYCNAHPQETLRVNVEGTYNVLNAAARAGVRTAIVASSGAIYPSVEGLIPETLPPAPVDIYGLSKLLTEQVAEQFARTTDMACVAARLFNTYGPFETNPHLIPHIVASLQQGPVVELGNIHTKRDYIYVEDVARLLVALGERVTEGYEIVNVGTGQEYSAEEIVETLSELMGQKITIRIDPDRVRAVDKLHQRADTTRLQQLTGMLPEITLREGLARLLQHEGLPVRTQ, from the coding sequence ATGACGACTCAGCGGGTTTTTGTAACCGGAGGTGCCGGGTTTATCGGACGCTGGGTGGTGGCTCAGTGTCTGAAGCAGGGATATCAGGTCGTTGTTTACGACAACCTGCAGGCCGGTTCGGTAGACCACCTGCTGGAATTTGCGGATCGCATTGACTTCTACGAAGCGGATATTCTGGATGCAGCGACCCTGCAGGCGGTTATGGAGGAGACGCAGCCGGTTATCGTGTTTCACCTGGCTGCGCTGCACTTTATTCCCTACTGCAACGCCCATCCGCAGGAGACGCTGCGGGTAAACGTGGAAGGTACCTACAACGTGCTGAACGCAGCCGCCCGGGCAGGCGTGCGCACGGCCATCGTGGCATCCAGTGGTGCCATCTATCCCAGTGTGGAAGGGTTGATTCCCGAAACGCTTCCTCCCGCTCCGGTTGATATTTATGGCCTGAGCAAACTGCTCACCGAACAGGTGGCGGAACAGTTTGCGCGCACGACCGACATGGCCTGCGTGGCCGCCCGACTGTTTAACACGTACGGGCCGTTCGAAACCAACCCGCATTTGATTCCTCACATTGTGGCATCGCTCCAGCAGGGGCCGGTGGTCGAACTGGGTAACATCCACACAAAACGTGACTATATCTACGTCGAAGACGTAGCCCGCCTGCTGGTAGCGCTGGGCGAGCGTGTAACCGAAGGCTATGAGATCGTCAATGTGGGAACTGGCCAGGAGTACTCGGCGGAGGAAATCGTGGAGACGCTGAGTGAACTGATGGGCCAGAAGATAACTATCCGGATTGATCCGGACCGGGTTCGCGCCGTGGATAAGCTGCATCAACGTGCCGATACTACTCGGTTGCAGCAATTGACGGGTATGTTGCCGGAAATAACGCTGCGGGAAGGACTGGCACGGCTGTTGCAGCACGAAGGCTTACCGGTGCGAACGCAATAA